In Alphaproteobacteria bacterium, the following proteins share a genomic window:
- a CDS encoding PAS domain-containing sensor histidine kinase, whose amino-acid sequence MTSLQSATDPAASTPVSPGPPLMRRIYQWGLRHRLGSKLVFALSIATLVSVVATYLAITGQIGAATTRPDQELGLALLVLDLVLLLLLATSVVWQIVGVWSERRRGAAGARLHVRLAMLFSLVAVAPAILVAVLSGLFFNFEMKNWFSDRVRAIVTDSYTVSEAYLNEHRQVIASEVLAMATDINRQAPRLSGSTFGFSELVQTQALLRGLAETVVFDSSGRIVADSGFLIREDLPSPAQIERAREGEVILLPAREDRVRALVQLDGFVDLFLYASRFVDPGVLAYVQRNRSAVDEFRRMEDRRQGIQITFAMIFVVIALMLLLAAVGVGLSLATRLARPVSDLISASQRVRGGDLSARVDEGARDNEFGRLTRAFNRMTRQLESQQLEVLEANAQLDIRRRFTEAVLAGVSAGVLGLDDQGRINLPNRSAAELLDLPPDRMVGQLLEEAVPEMALLIRSARRYPDRLIESEITLGRDGRSRTLLCRVSVERAGEGGDIKGFVVTFDDVTELLQAQRKAAWSDVARRIAHEIKNPLTPIQLSAERLRRRYLPQITDDPETFVVCTDTIVRQVGAIGRMVDEFSSFARMPAPAMAMEDMRALVDQSVFLQSSAHPSIEYVVTGDAGPIMVYCDGRQIGQALINVLQNAADAIAALDSAETDRSGLGHESDGRIELDLATSQNGIVVSIADTGCGLPDMDPHRLTEPYVTRRDKGTGLGLAIVKKIMEDHDGEIMLRGRPSGRGAVVDLIFHQRNPDTDRLHTARVITADRSHDDGS is encoded by the coding sequence ATGACCTCACTTCAGTCGGCGACCGATCCGGCCGCATCCACACCGGTATCACCCGGGCCACCATTGATGCGCCGGATTTATCAGTGGGGGCTGCGCCATCGCCTTGGCTCGAAGCTTGTCTTTGCTTTGTCCATCGCCACTTTGGTATCGGTCGTTGCCACCTATCTGGCCATAACCGGCCAGATCGGCGCGGCCACCACCCGACCCGACCAGGAACTGGGGCTGGCCCTTCTGGTTCTCGATCTGGTCTTGCTGCTGCTGCTGGCAACCAGCGTGGTATGGCAGATCGTCGGCGTATGGTCGGAACGCCGCCGTGGGGCCGCCGGCGCCCGTCTGCACGTTCGCCTGGCGATGCTGTTCAGCCTTGTGGCCGTAGCGCCGGCGATCCTTGTGGCGGTGCTGTCCGGGCTGTTCTTCAATTTCGAGATGAAGAACTGGTTCAGTGATCGGGTGCGCGCCATCGTCACCGATTCCTATACCGTGTCGGAAGCCTATCTCAACGAACACCGCCAGGTCATAGCTTCGGAAGTCCTGGCCATGGCGACGGACATCAATCGCCAGGCGCCGCGCCTGTCCGGCTCCACATTCGGCTTTTCCGAACTGGTTCAGACCCAGGCTCTGCTGCGTGGACTGGCGGAGACGGTGGTTTTCGACAGCAGCGGACGCATCGTCGCGGATTCCGGTTTCCTGATCCGCGAAGACCTGCCGTCCCCGGCCCAGATTGAGCGGGCCAGGGAGGGCGAGGTCATCCTGCTGCCGGCGCGCGAAGACCGGGTCAGGGCGCTGGTGCAACTGGACGGGTTTGTTGACCTGTTCCTCTATGCGTCGCGGTTCGTTGACCCTGGCGTTCTGGCCTATGTTCAGCGCAACCGCAGTGCGGTTGACGAGTTCCGCCGGATGGAGGATCGCCGGCAAGGCATCCAGATCACCTTTGCGATGATCTTCGTGGTCATTGCCCTGATGCTTTTGCTGGCTGCGGTCGGCGTCGGACTGAGCCTGGCGACCCGGCTGGCGCGGCCGGTCAGTGACCTGATCTCGGCGTCGCAGCGGGTGCGGGGCGGTGATCTCTCCGCACGGGTGGACGAGGGCGCACGCGACAATGAGTTTGGCCGCCTGACGCGGGCTTTCAACCGCATGACCCGCCAGCTCGAGTCGCAGCAGCTCGAGGTGCTGGAAGCCAATGCCCAGCTTGATATCCGGCGGCGCTTTACGGAGGCGGTTCTGGCTGGCGTTTCGGCTGGTGTTCTTGGCCTCGACGACCAGGGGCGGATCAATTTGCCCAATCGCTCGGCGGCGGAATTGCTGGACCTGCCGCCGGACCGGATGGTCGGCCAGTTGCTGGAGGAGGCGGTGCCGGAAATGGCGCTGCTGATCCGCTCGGCAAGGCGCTATCCCGACCGGTTGATCGAGTCGGAGATCACCCTTGGCCGGGATGGCCGCAGCCGCACCCTGTTGTGCCGCGTGTCTGTAGAGCGCGCCGGCGAAGGCGGTGACATCAAAGGGTTTGTGGTCACCTTCGACGATGTGACGGAGCTTCTGCAGGCCCAGCGAAAGGCCGCATGGTCCGATGTGGCGCGGCGGATTGCCCACGAGATCAAAAATCCACTGACGCCGATCCAGCTTTCGGCGGAACGACTGCGGCGGCGCTATCTGCCGCAGATCACGGATGATCCTGAAACCTTTGTCGTTTGCACCGACACCATTGTCCGGCAGGTTGGTGCGATTGGTCGCATGGTGGATGAGTTCTCCTCTTTTGCCCGGATGCCGGCGCCGGCCATGGCCATGGAGGATATGCGGGCGCTGGTTGACCAGTCGGTCTTTCTGCAAAGCTCGGCCCACCCGTCCATCGAGTATGTGGTCACTGGCGATGCCGGCCCGATCATGGTCTATTGTGACGGACGGCAGATCGGCCAGGCATTGATCAATGTTCTGCAAAATGCCGCGGACGCAATCGCCGCGCTGGACTCCGCTGAAACGGACCGCTCCGGTCTGGGTCATGAGTCGGACGGGCGGATTGAATTAGATTTGGCAACGTCACAGAATGGTATTGTGGTTTCGATTGCCGATACCGGATGCGGTTTGCCGGACATGGATCCCCATCGCCTGACCGAGCCCTATGTGACGCGGCGCGATAAGGGAACAGGTCTGGGCCTCGCCATCGTTAAGAAGATCATGGAGGATCATGATGGTGAGATCATGCTGCGGGGACGACCATCCGGCCGGGGTGCCGTGGTCGATTTGATTTTCCATCAGCGCAACCCGGATACGGACCGGCTGCATACGGCGCGGGTCATAACGGCGGACCGGAGTCACGATGATGGCTCATGA
- a CDS encoding sigma-54 dependent transcriptional regulator, with amino-acid sequence MAHDILIVDDEDDIRTLMAGILSDEGYETRDARDSDSALEELGRRLPSLLALDVWLEGSRLDGMQILERVRTEYPELPVVMISGHSTIEMAVSAIRKGAYDFIEKPFKSDRLLLVAQRAIEAERLRRENAELRLRAGPTDSLIGDSPAMAGIVRVVKRVAPTGSRVMITGPAGAGKEVVAHLIHNQSRREHGPFVAINCATITPERMEEELFGTEAAGNGEGRRVGVFERAHGGTLLLDEVADMPLETQGKIVRVLQDLTFQRVGGSSRVEVDVRVIAASNRDLEAEIAAGHFREDLYYRLAVVPIAVPPLRARREDIPALAEHFLERAAAVSGLSRRAIGADAMAALQAYDWPGNVRQLRNVIDWLLIMAPESGKDVISADMLPPEIGAITPPALSANGSGELMGLPLRDAREVFERQYLEAQMARFSGNISRTATFIGMERSALHRKLKSLGLTMGDHRREAEVASESTVG; translated from the coding sequence ATGGCTCATGACATCCTTATCGTTGACGACGAGGACGATATCCGGACGCTGATGGCGGGAATCCTTTCCGACGAAGGGTATGAGACCCGCGACGCCCGTGATTCCGATTCTGCGCTGGAAGAGCTTGGACGACGCCTTCCGTCACTGTTGGCTCTGGATGTCTGGCTCGAAGGCAGCCGCCTGGACGGAATGCAGATTCTGGAGCGTGTAAGGACGGAGTATCCGGAACTGCCGGTGGTCATGATCAGCGGCCACAGCACAATAGAGATGGCCGTCTCCGCCATTCGCAAGGGGGCCTATGACTTCATCGAAAAGCCGTTCAAGTCTGATCGTCTGCTGCTGGTTGCCCAGCGCGCCATAGAGGCAGAGCGATTGCGACGGGAAAATGCGGAATTGCGTCTGCGCGCCGGGCCGACGGACAGCCTGATTGGCGACTCTCCCGCTATGGCCGGCATCGTTCGCGTCGTCAAGAGAGTGGCGCCCACCGGCTCGCGGGTCATGATTACCGGCCCGGCCGGGGCCGGCAAGGAAGTGGTTGCGCATCTCATTCACAACCAGTCGCGGCGAGAACACGGCCCCTTTGTGGCGATCAATTGCGCGACCATCACGCCGGAGCGGATGGAAGAGGAACTGTTTGGCACGGAGGCGGCCGGCAACGGGGAGGGGCGCCGGGTCGGCGTCTTTGAGCGGGCCCATGGCGGCACGCTTCTGCTTGATGAAGTGGCTGATATGCCCCTGGAAACACAGGGAAAAATCGTTCGTGTTCTGCAGGACCTGACGTTTCAGCGGGTCGGTGGATCGAGTCGGGTGGAGGTGGATGTCCGGGTAATCGCCGCCAGCAATCGCGATCTGGAGGCGGAAATCGCCGCCGGTCACTTCCGTGAAGACCTCTACTACCGTCTGGCGGTTGTGCCCATTGCGGTTCCGCCGCTGCGGGCGCGACGTGAGGATATTCCGGCCCTGGCTGAGCATTTTCTTGAGCGTGCCGCCGCGGTCAGCGGTCTGTCTCGCCGGGCCATCGGCGCGGATGCCATGGCCGCCCTGCAAGCCTATGACTGGCCAGGAAATGTGCGTCAGCTTCGCAACGTGATCGACTGGTTGCTGATCATGGCGCCGGAAAGCGGCAAGGATGTCATTTCGGCCGACATGCTGCCGCCGGAAATCGGTGCGATCACGCCGCCGGCTCTGTCGGCCAATGGCAGCGGGGAATTGATGGGTCTGCCACTGCGTGATGCCCGTGAAGTCTTTGAACGGCAATATCTCGAAGCGCAGATGGCCCGGTTTAGTGGCAATATTTCCCGCACCGCCACATTTATTGGCATGGAGCGCTCGGCTCTGCACCGCAAGCTGAAGTCTCTGGGCCTGACCATGGGCGATCATCGCCGCGAGGCGGAAGTTGCCAGCGAATCGACGGTCGGCTGA
- the trkA gene encoding Trk system potassium transporter TrkA, which produces MKVVVCGAGVVGSNIAARLASENIDVVVVDQSADLVRRVTDQHDVQGITGHASHPDVLEQAGAGDADMLIAVTQIDEVNMIACQVAHSLFNVPMKIARVREQSYQRPEWSALFSREHMPIDIIISPETEVANAVARRLHVPGAFDTVSLAEDRVRLVGVRCSEDCPIVQTPLRQLTSLFPDLNIRIVAIQRSETVIVPHADDHMEVGDGVYFVVDTDHIVRAMAAFGHEEPEAHRIVIIGGGNIGLGVARQIERDDPLSSVRLIERDRERAVSVAAQVERTMVIHGDALDTEILEEARVSAAETIVAVTADDEVNILSSLLAKRAGARRCITLINKTTYGPLVGPLGIDVVVSPRALTVSTILQHVRRGRIRMLYSILDGAGEIIEADALETSRMVGVPLRDARLPSGVIIGALIRAGDVIIPRGDTIIRVHDRVVLFAIAASVKKVERVFSVRLDFF; this is translated from the coding sequence ATGAAGGTCGTCGTGTGTGGCGCCGGTGTGGTTGGCAGCAATATCGCGGCCCGTTTGGCGTCGGAGAACATAGACGTGGTGGTTGTCGACCAGTCGGCCGATCTGGTGCGCCGGGTTACCGACCAGCACGATGTTCAGGGAATCACTGGTCACGCATCCCACCCCGATGTGCTGGAGCAGGCCGGCGCTGGCGATGCCGACATGCTGATCGCCGTGACGCAGATTGATGAAGTCAACATGATCGCCTGCCAGGTCGCTCATTCCCTGTTCAATGTGCCGATGAAGATCGCCCGGGTGCGAGAGCAAAGCTACCAGCGACCGGAGTGGTCGGCCCTGTTCAGTCGCGAACATATGCCGATTGACATCATCATCTCGCCTGAGACCGAAGTGGCCAACGCCGTTGCCCGCCGCCTGCATGTGCCGGGGGCATTTGACACCGTCTCCCTGGCTGAGGATCGGGTGCGGCTGGTTGGCGTGCGGTGCAGCGAGGACTGCCCCATAGTGCAGACGCCGCTGCGCCAGCTCACCTCACTCTTTCCCGATCTCAATATCCGGATCGTCGCCATTCAGCGTAGCGAAACGGTTATTGTGCCCCACGCGGACGATCACATGGAGGTTGGCGACGGTGTCTATTTTGTCGTCGACACCGACCATATTGTCCGCGCCATGGCGGCCTTTGGCCATGAAGAGCCTGAGGCGCACCGCATCGTTATCATCGGCGGCGGCAATATCGGCCTTGGCGTGGCGCGTCAGATAGAGCGTGACGACCCGTTATCCTCCGTCCGCCTTATCGAGCGCGACCGCGAGCGGGCGGTGAGCGTCGCCGCCCAGGTGGAGCGGACCATGGTGATTCACGGCGACGCGCTGGATACCGAGATTCTGGAAGAGGCAAGGGTTTCGGCGGCGGAAACCATCGTTGCCGTCACCGCCGACGATGAAGTGAATATTCTGAGTTCGCTCCTGGCAAAGCGGGCCGGCGCGCGGCGCTGTATCACACTGATTAACAAGACCACCTATGGTCCGCTGGTGGGGCCACTGGGAATCGATGTGGTGGTCAGTCCGCGGGCCCTGACCGTTTCCACCATTCTTCAGCACGTCCGGCGTGGCCGTATCCGGATGCTGTACTCGATTCTCGACGGCGCGGGTGAAATCATCGAAGCCGATGCGTTGGAAACCTCGCGCATGGTCGGTGTGCCTCTGCGCGATGCGCGTCTGCCGTCCGGCGTTATCATCGGGGCCCTGATCCGGGCCGGTGATGTTATTATCCCGCGCGGTGATACGATCATCCGCGTGCATGATCGGGTGGTGCTCTTTGCCATCGCCGCGTCGGTCAAGAAGGTTGAGCGGGTCTTCTCGGTCCGCCTGGATTTCTTCTAG